A single genomic interval of Lathyrus oleraceus cultivar Zhongwan6 chromosome 7, CAAS_Psat_ZW6_1.0, whole genome shotgun sequence harbors:
- the LOC127103001 gene encoding uncharacterized protein LOC127103001, translating into MVRDKIKKAQDRQKSYADHRRRPLEFDESDHVFLKKFIPDSLQPILPNSIEVEADLIFEPIPSRIAGREVKVLRNKEIPLVKVQWDESHPGDTTWELGSKMREAYPHLF; encoded by the exons ATGGTCCGTGATAAGATTAAGAAAGCACAAGATCGCCAAAAGAGCTATGCGGATCACAGGAGAAGACCATTGGAATTTGATGAAAGTGACCATGTATTTTTGAAG AAGTTCATTCCAGATTCTCTTCAGCCTATTCTTCCAAATTCAATAGAAGTAGAAGCAGATCTAATTTTCGAACCTATACCAAGTCGCATTGCAGGACGAGAAGTTAAGGTATTAAGGAATAAGGAGATTCCTCTTGTTAAGGTTCAATGGGATGAATCACACCCAGGCGACACCACCTGGGAACTAGGCTCAAAAATGCGAGAAGCTTACCCTCATCTCTTCTAG